ATCCTTCGATGGCATCACTCCCTTCCTTTGTTGGTCAGCAAGTATCACAGTTGGAGAAGCCACTGATGCCCCCTCAAAACTTCCCTCCACATTTAAAACTGAATACCCAACAGCCTCCAGTTTCCCACCCCCATGCTCTAAATTTGCAATCACCTCTGCAACATTTTGGCCAGCTTCAACTTCCTCAATCTGGAGGTCAAAACATACCATCCCAACAGTTACCTGGACTGGGTGGACAAGCATCCTTGCAGCCTTTAGCCCAGCAAAGTGCCTCTTCCATGGCATTGCAGGCTCCTTTAAGCCTGCAACAACAAGCTATGCCTGCCGCCAATCTTCCACAGTTTGCCACATCTAATGTCACACAGCAGCTTCTTCAGCAGCCTATCCAACAGTTTCCAGCACAACTACCCCAGATGCTGCTTCAGCAGCAAGCCCAAGCTTTACAATCTAGCTTTCAATCATCCCAACAGGCAATTCTCCAACTGCAACAGCAGCTGCAACAAATGCAACAACAGCAGCATGTTTCTGAGTCTACTAAACTGCAGGTTAAGCCAAttgaaaatattcataaagtGTCTGCCATTTTTTAGTCATTGGGAACTGAATTTCCACCTTCAATTTTTGGTAGGTTCTTTCATGAACCATAATGTCATGTAGCTGCTTCAAAGCTTCTCTTGCTGTCAAATCCTTCTTTCTGCATCAATGTTGTTGACTTGTTCATTTAAAAGTTTTATTGCATAAAATGTGTTCTGCAGTCTGCATGGACTGGACCACAGTCGTCATCCATCCCTCCTACAACATCTTCCAGCACACCTGCTTCAGTTGTGCCGTCAACCACTGCAACTCTTCCAAATTCAGTAAATACGTCTCCTGCAGTTCCGATGACCTGCAACTGGACAGAGCATACCTCTCCTGATGGATTTAAGTACTACTATAACAGTGCTACTCAAGAGAGTAAGGTGGGAATTGCTGAATGATATTGCTGTTAACTCAATATCCTGGTTTTTGGTTCCTTAATCTTCAAATTGACCAAATTGTTACTGTTCCAGTGGGAGAAGCCTGAAGAATTTACACTATttgagcagcagcaacaacatcaGAAATTGCTCTTattgcagcagcaacaacaaaaaCTTTCTTTCCAACAGCTTCCATCACCATCTGATACTCAATCACACACACAGATTCAACCAACCCAGCAAGTTCTGTCGACACAGCAAATGCAACCTCAACTGATGAGGCAACAATCACAAATGCAACCTCTTCAACCTTTACAACTGGTagtgattttttattttctttacatcTAGATCTTTTTTCTTCCAAAGATTTACACCTTTCCGTTGCTATTTTAGTATCAAGCTTCTGGTGGAACCCTACAACAAAATGTGCAAGTAAGTTCTGCATCATAAGTTAtttggatgttaatataatatggTTACTCTTTGAGACTATTGTAGTGGCATGATTGCCAAGTACACCTTGAAAAGTatgaatgaaaaatataataatattatttcagAAAAGTGTCTAGTCTTCATACTAGAGGTAACTTGAGCATCATGTACTGTTTCACAGGAAAAAAAGAATTTCATGCAACTGTCCTATCTTCACCATCTCCTGTTGGATCTTATATAGATAGATGTTTTCTGGTCGGTCTACGGGCTACTTAGTATATATGTGCAAAGGGTAACATGAAAAATAAAGCGTCACGGGAGAAGAATTGTGGTTgagttttgagaaaaaaaatgtcCTCAAAAGCATTCTATTCTGACAAAGGATAAGATGTGGAATCAGCAAGCAGATACATGTGTGATATGTTGAATGTTTCTTTTTTTCGAAAGCAATATGTTCAATGTTGAACCTGCTAAAAAAAGAGAACAAGACCACTTTAACTGTACGAAATTGGTTTTGTTCACTTACACATAGGTGTAAATCTATTAGGGCTTAGGGTTTCTTAACTGAATTATCAAAGGGCTTCCATGGAGGAAATTGGTACAGCTGTGATGCTTCATCTCCTCCAGATAATAGTTTGGGTAGGAAGCCACTCGAGGTGAGGAATGGAAAGCTGGAACACATGTTTGCatgtttttctttcttccttctggCTGCATACAACACAGCATGAACTGTATTGGCTGTTGCTTAGTGTACCTTTGTCGTTGGTGCCTAAATCCAGCACACTGTGGACAACCGTCAAATTCACTTAAAATATGTGGAGCACATTATCTGGTCAAACTCTTTGTGAGGATGCTTATTATATCTCTTGAGAGGACTGTTAACTATGCAACATGTTGTTACATTCTTAGCTAGAATTGCTTAAGTCATGAGGTACCTGAGCGACTAAAGGGTAAGCTTGCGGTCAATTTAGTATCCACAAAGAAAGAAAATAGTTAGTTGAAGAAGTAAGCGATGGGCAAGGTGTGTTGTCGCTCTGCAATATACCTATAGAGCTTTGTATTTGGCTATATATTCCGTGAGATGTTTAATTATTGCATTTTTTTCCTTGGTTATGAAGCAAGAAAATTTTAAAGGTAGGATTGTTCATATGTTTATCATTAGAAGGGCTTTTATTTAGTTTCAGCACATATATGTACATAAAGATGTAAACATATGCATGCATGTACATATACATGCATGAGTGTGTGATTGCCTGCTTGCTTGCATGGAATTTTCTAGATATGGATATATGCAATTATGGAGCTTCCGTATGGCATATAGGTTGCAGTTAAATGACCAGAATCATAGTTATAACCTGAGAAAATGAGCGATTATGTATGTCTCCCTCCAGAGCTCATTATTTTGTGTCATCTGCCTGTGGTATTTTCTTGTGTGATTAGATAGATGCTAGTTTGTGTTACTACAGGAAGATTTTGATCATAGGAAGCAAGCAATTTTTGTGAAGGAAAATAGTGTGTAACTGTGTATTCAGTATAACTATTTAGTTGACCAATGCCACAGTAAAAAGACCAAAGGCATACCTGCTGCATCAAGCTCCCTCCGGCGGGGTCTGAGGAGGTCAATATATGCAGTCTTACCTCTATATATAGAGAGGCTGGTACACATGAAACTTGACAGGAACAAGAAAGTTAACATTGACATGATCTTTTTAAGTGGAACAAGTTACATGTTTAGGTTTTCTACCAATCATTACAATGTGTGAGAACCTTGTTAGACTGTTTGAGAATTTGTGATGTCtgggtctatgttgaacaaccgtgAAAATGAATCAGAAGATTAGAAATAATAAATGAAGATGTTCCAAAAAACACTAATGAAAAAACGTATAACTTCAAAAGCATCTTCGAGAACTAAGGATTGAAGCTAACAAAAGCAAACTTCTATATCTTAGACAATACAACAACAAGCTGTAGTTCCCAACTATGTGGATTTAGCTACATGGATGCATTTTGGCATTTGAGCTCTATTCAATGCATTATCACTAGCCAAACTATTTGTTGAACTCATCAGAACCTTGAGTTCTCAGAAAAATCTCGTTAGGACTTCCTCTATCTTTCCAATCACTTCTAGTATGAATTATTTCACCCATCTTGACCATGGCGGTCATCGGTATTCTTTCAACATATTCAACCATTTAAAGAGTCATTTCTTAATTGTCTATCTCTTGCTATCCCCTTGAATTGATCATGAAcacaaaatatttcctattttatctTTTAATAACAATACTTTTTGACATCATCATAACAGTAATATTAACTTTTAAATATGTTGTTTCCTAACTACTTAACATTCTATCCTTGTGACAGTCTTATAAAATGTTGCTTTTTAGCTATGGTTACATgatgagataatattttacaagCTGTAGAACTTCAACTATCCTCTTCCTTGTATTGTTGGAtttttttatcttgaattttATGTAATATGTATATTACATTATAACTGGACAACTTGTTTGAAGGGAATGAATTGAGTTCTTTTTGTCTAGGAGAAGCTCAGGGAACTTGTTACTAATGTTGCCTTGATTTCTGTTGTTCACTGTGTGTCCATTGAGACATTGCATGAAGAGGACAAGATTTAGAGTTTATATAAGATTCATAAATGTAGAGATGACTTTTATTAGGAGAGAATTTGCTAGATCATGATATCAACAATAGTCCTGTTGGCTTTAATTTTTAGCTACTTGCATGGCTATTCTGCCGTCAATGAAGCAAGAGGCGTCTAACTTGGAGATGATAGTTTGGCTTACCTTTGTAAGTATTCTCTTTTTAATAGGATCTGAGTTATGCACAACTAAAGGCTGCTGGTTCTGTTATTGATCCTGCTAAAGTGCAACAGGTATTGACTTTTTTCATCCATGCTTGCAGTCCCAGCTTTTGGTTCTAAATTTCATTTTATTGTTGTGCTTATACATTTTCATTTAGGGGATTTCAGCAGCACAAGAGTGGGCTCTGAAGAACAAACCTGCAGGTTCTCTGGAGATACTCACCCTTCTTATACATTATATTGCTCCCTTAAGTTTTATCTCTGTAGTTTTTTAAATATGAGATTTTGTTTGTTCTATATCTTGGCGTTTGATACTATGTTAAATGAATGATCCTGTCCCATTTTCTAAGCTTGCACTTTGACATGCTTCAGTGCTTTCTTTGTCTTCTCATGAGGCGGTCATTTACAATATCACAATTTTTTTTACCTAGGAATACATTATTAGTAaatccctctctctctatctttcccTTTTTCTGTCTCAAATATGATTAAATGGTTTATTCTTAAATGTTTTGAGTACTTTTGTCCTTGTACCCTGAAGCTTTTGCCTCAACTTCCACATTTGAGCTGAGATGAGCTGCATGTGGTTGTGTTTTTCATATCCTGAATATATATTGATTATCCATTTTTCTATTTTTGTAAATCATTGTGCTCACGGAGCCTTAAATTGATGTCAGTATCATATGCACAATGCAGTTTCTTTGTATCTCCTGTACTAAAGAcagacatacacacatatatgtatatactcttatatatgtatgtaacatACTCATCCTTGGGCCAAATGCTCTCTGTTGGTTAATCTGTTTTAGTTTGTTAAGTTCATGTTTTTTAGCAACCTTGACATCTTGTCAtcagtatattatgcttttgccaTAACGATGTTAAGAGGTGAAAGGTGAATCATCTTATCACGGTAGACTTCACTAAAATTGGTAAGAAGAAATCTTATAGCGTTTGAATTTTGGAATGGCACTTCTATAGAATTAAATAACCAGAACACCCTTAGCTGATCTTAAATAGTTTGGAATTTTGGGGTTGAGAGATTATCGGTTGCTCCTTTCTGTTTGTTCAAGTCGAtacctttctgtttgttcattgcAGTTGTTTTCTGTCTCGTCTGATTGATGTTTTGTCTTCAGGTTCTTGATGCAGTGCTCATCAGGTGACGCAGCAGAGTGTGACATTACCCCCAAGTGAAGTGTTTCAGAGCAAATATTGGGATGAAGCCAGCGATGGCTCCCCGAGCTGTTTGATGTTTATTTCTACTTTCCAAAACCGGTACTTAGCATTATCATTCAGCAGAAAAAGATAAATGTTTCAGTGTACATCCAATTTTTCTGGCTACGGTGTGGGTTAATTGACGTAGTGTAACATATCGCCCAAGATCTTCTTGTTCATGATTTAGTTGCTTGTCATTCAAGTTTATGGAGAGACATGAACACACATCTCTTTATAGTTTGGTTATGACTGTTGTTGGCTTTGAGATGCATTGGTGTAGGATTTTTTTCGGTATTTGTCGACATGCACAAGCAACTTACATTTGTTCCGTGTAATAGAAGAGAGACATGGGAGTGAAGCGTTCGTCGCTAAGACGACATGTTCCGTGTAATAGAAGAGAGACATGGGAGTGAAGCGTTCGTCGCTAAGACGACATGGAGCGACTGATTGACTGACTGATCCATTTGAACGTTGTTTCGGCGACATGGATTGGATAACGAGTGACTGATCCAATCCAACGTTGAAACGACGCTCACTAAACTGCCTACGCCTCTTGAAGCTTCATTCAAGAGAACAAATGTTGGGCGAGTACGCAAGTTCTAGTTAAGTGGTATCAGAAATGTACAGAACATGTTCCCTGTTATGTTACACTTCACAAAACAAGTCAACAAAGAACATGTTCCCTGTGATGTTAAGAAATCAAAGAGTCACGTCCATATACGGTCCTCGTCTTACAACCCAGATATTAATGAATAGGTAATTTGCAGTGTGTGCCTCCGTTCAAATCCTGCAACACCGATTGCAATAAACCACAGGGACACACACACAGCAGAAAACGGCCACCTTTTGCCCAATATCCAACTACCAATGCAACAAGTCTTCTCATAAAACCAATGAATAGGTAATCGATCATGTTTGATCTACAAGACTCCACTGTATTATTTTGGAAAATGCTTCTCTCTTGCCTCAAAATTCATTAGCATAACGATTTGAGGGGGTTAAAGAAAATATATGTACAATTATACCATACAAATAGGAAAAGTATCAAAACGATTCTACTGGCATCACCTCTAAAGCTTGGCCATTACGGTCCCTCTTGTTTTACAAGTCGATAGATGTAGACTCCTTTTTTTCATCGATCGAAGCTTCGGTTCCCTTTCTCTGTATCAGGGCATTGACCAATGAAAAGATTGCAATTAGTGCTATCTCAACATGTTCTGAGGTGCTAGTCTTTATGCTAATTTGACCTAATCTTCGGCTATTCAGATTGGCATTTACGGACATCTTTACTGTACGACCAGCCCTGAAATCAGTCTGAATACTCCCACCCAGAACCATCTCTTTGTCATAGGAAAGGATGGTGGTCGCCACGGTCAACTTATCATCTCTGATGGGGTAGTCTTTCCCCCTCAAGGTAGCTTCAATACTACCACCAGATGCCACTTGGCCACAGCCCCTGATCTGTCCTGCGTTCAATGTCAACTTAGCTCTCCTCCCGATGTTAATAGAATCCTCTAGCTTGGCTCCAACAAAATACATATTCCCGTATTTAGTCACCGAAATACCACCTCCAGTCGTGTTACACTTGAAGTTACAAAACTTGGCATCCCCATGAACAGTACAGACCAAATCCTTAGCAGCAGTTTGGATGTCCACCTCTGCAAGCAAAGAGTGGTGTCTTGGATCGGAGCACCTCGCGGTGCATTCGGATTGGATATTGAAATCTTCTTTATCCTTCCTCATTTGCCCAACAACAGAGGCTTGGAAGTTTTTTCTTATATCTAGATAACTCTCCAGATTGATGCCATCAAACGCAACATCATGATCCCAGCCTTGGGGATCTAAAACTGGTCTCACAAGCCACTGATCATTACCTAGCAGGCTGCGGTACCTATAAGCAGGATTATCAGACTCAAAACTTAGTGGGATAGCCATATCTGACACTTCAGAAACCTCTTGGGAATCACTATTTTCATAGTTATCATTCCTTACATATGTATCATCCTGATGAAGCATCCTTTCTCTTTGCCTCCTTAGCTCTTCCTTCCACTGCTTCTTCAAATACAAGGTCTCACGATAATCCAACTCATCAAGGTAAGCATTTCTCTGAGCTTTGGACAATGTTTTGAACTGGGTTCTTGTTAATATACGAATAGGAGGTAACTGGTCATAATCATCCTCATCATTGTCATTGTCTAGAAGCTCATACACATCATCTTGATCACCAAAGCTCTTACCATTAGGTAAAGAACGAGGCCGAAGAATAGATGAAAGGAGATGCGGTAGTGAGGGTAGTCGGCTGTTCTTTGGTATTAGTTGAAAGCTCTCCTGAAACTTCAGAAGTACATTTGCATCTGCCAACACCTTGGTCGCTGCACATAACAGCAAGAACTGAGACAACCACACCTGGCCATTTGGTAGCACCTTTTCACCTTTATTATTAGTTCTGCACATTGGATGATTCTCTACGAGAATGACAGGAGTTTCAAACTGCGCATTTGAGACTGTCTGGCGTATATAATTGCGCACGGTTGTTGTGCACTGATGCACAAAGGCATCATAAGCCACAGAATACCCATCAGATCCTTCAGGAGGATGTGATGAGGCGTGGGTCATGACAAGAATAGTGTTAAACCAGATCGAAGAACCAAAAACATCATTTATGAGTTTCAGCAGTGGCTGATCACTATAACCCCTGTTGATGGCATCAAGCCGCTCAAAGTACAAAACCACATCTGGTGGAGATTTTCTAATGAACCTTTTGACGGAAAGCATCAATCTCCTGTTGTGACATGCGTTACCATAAGAGGCAGAAAGACCAGGTGTATCAATTACCGTAACTCGAATGCCCTTGATAGTCCCAACAACTTCATGGATACGATCAGTGCTTGGATCAAATGCATTGGTTGCCACCATCGGCTGCTCAAAAATTGAGTTTATGGTTGAACTTTTACCTACACCTGTTTTCCCCAAAACGAGAATCCTGAGAGACAAATCCAGATTGGGACTACCAGTTGACTCTAGCTCTGTTGCTATTCCTCTAGCTGTGTTGACCTTGAGAACAGGTCTCTTTACATCTGATTCACCAGCTCTAATCAAGCTAGCAAGTTGCAATCTATATAAAACTTGTGACACTACAAGGTTTTCTGGTGTCAGTCCTATCCGATGAATGAGACGCAAGAATTTGATCTGAAGTTCCTCAACTTTGGTCAATGGATCTGCCTTCCTGTGACCAAGATGAGAAGACATAGCAGTAATAAGATGTGGGCTAGTTGGAACTTCAGTTATTTGAGCATCATTGGATTGAGAATCACTAACTGATACGGTCCCAATGCTTGCTGTGTCTTCTgtccaaacaaaagaaaaaaaaaaaaaccaacccTTCCAATATAAGATCAAATAATATGATACTGTTGAACCGCAAGAATAGCTAAAATATCCATTGAAGAAAATAGTTAATGCTACTGGGAGATAAAAGCACACAGCAATATAGTATCAACATTAACAAGAAGTGGGATCTTGGACAAGTTACTAATTTTTCAAGCTCAATGACCATTGAGGCATTGATTCAACTACGATGGTCCACTTGGTGATCCAACTAAGAATTTCACATATGTGCAGAGGCAATTAAACCGCTCTGCTCTGAGGACTTTCCAAATTTAGCAATTATGGGATCATGCAGATGACTGATTATGACCAAcaacaaaaatgataatataCCCAAGAATTTACTTGCCTATCACATAATGACAGACAACTTTCTAGGAAAAACATGCACTAGGTTTCAAAATGTTCTCACACCTCAAAAGGGTGAAAAAGGTAGAGATAAGTCTACCTCAAAATAGGTACCTGATACGGTAGGTGACTCATGCGATCGATCCCAAAACACACATAATAAAGTTGACATTTGCAGATTTACCCTCAGAAGATTTAACTTAAAACTGCATGTGTCCTTAGAAAGAACAATTATGTCTGCCCTTCTCAGGTTATATATGGTAGCATCTAGCAATTCAAGATAAAAAGATATACCCTTGAGAAGGGTATAACTAACTACCAAAGCATGTAAGAAAACACTTCCAGAGCACAAAACCATCATACTAAGCTAACAATAGTGAAACCTTTACATTGAGCTGAGGACCTCGGTCCGAAAGTAAATgtacaatatataaaaatatgtctatggaaTCTCATGTTCTATAGGGGTTTTTGTGACTTTTGCAGGTTTATGCATGCCTTGTATAATGTCTTACAATGCTCAACGATATAATATAATCTTGCTTCAAATATATCATGAAGATGCAAACTCTCCATTTTTAATGTTTGAAATAAAGTTCATCACACCAAAAATACTGTTAcaagtataataaatttaaagcCACCAGGGATGGTTAAAATATTAGTTGAATACTCATTTAAGAAAAAAGCTAACATTTCTGGGACATGAAAACATGCAGCAATACAAGATCAACAGTAGCAGAATTTAATCTTGAACAAGGTTATCACAATTTTCAAGGTTGATAACCGGTGATTCAACTAAGATACTTCACATACGCACAAAGACAATTCTTTTTCATAAGAGAGCAATAGTTTTGCTTGCTTTGCTACAGAGAAAAATTATGGTGTCTGAGAACCACAGTTGAACGAATAAAACCTGGTTTACTCCTAATTCTGACCACAAAAAGCTCCACTTAGTTACCAGATAGCAACAGATGAGATAAACACTACCGCAACGTCTAGTGCAAACAGTCTATTATATGACAGAGCATGGAACCTTGTCAAATTTCATGAGCATGGATGTATTTGTTGTATGTAAGAAGTCTATTTAGGAATTTTGCACATAAAACACAGTATAGTACAGGTAGAGAGGAAAAGTGAGAAAAAGAGCAATGCAATTATGTCCTAGGCCTCCAAACTAATTGACCATTATCAGATTCCATCAATCTGGTCAGATGCATCCAGTTATGCGTCATGATAAACCAAAGGGAGATTATACCATTTGTAACTGTTTATTGAACTTAGGATTTCTAGAGCGAGACCTACTCACTTGGCTTATTATTTCATCTGGTGTGTGAACAACAATTGGATCTTTTCAAAATATTATTCCACAAACAAAACTAAGTCCAATTCCTTATACATGCAGAAATCCAAATCAATCAAAGAAAGAATAGGAACCGTAATAGTctacaaaaagaaaataatgcTTAGAAAACACAAAAAGCTGGTTGAGTTCAATGATTTTATTGATACCTGGATGAACATGTTCTTCACTTGTCGAGTCCTCGTCGGAGAATTGGAAAGGTCTTGCGGAAAGCAATTTGTTGGAAATGAGTTGGCATGAAACCCATTTCCTAAAATTCATCATCCTTTATGCAAAATAGACATTAGTTAAACCAGTGAATATGACATATAGCAATTAAATTACTGTTATACCATACCGACAGAAGGGTAACAAAATTGCACCTAAAGAGGGGAGACTTTTAACTCGAAATATTAACACATTTATTATAGTTCATTGTTTAGCCTCAGGGTGTGACTGATTTTCCTCTTTTTTCTCCACTTAAATAAGTATTACTAACTTATGAAGACCATTTGATATGAAACAAAAAGAAGGTACCAGAATATACAGGAACACGCTGTTGACTTCTTATCACTTAAAGCATTACCTAGTAGCTGTGTAGTTAAGTCCACAAACATACAAATGCAACACCAGCAACCATAAATACTCTTCTACAAACTGTAAGGATTTTACTCCTTAAGTCAAAGCCGGTCATTTCTCCTTGTGCAGTTGTACTAAGCATAAGATAATCTTAACCACAGAATAGTCATTTAGGTTTCAAGACTTATGGCAATCTTCTTTCATGCTGAGCAGAACCGGACTCATTGTTGTTAATTGACGGAGGACTgaaatttatcaaacattttataaAGCCTCTGAAACTTATAGTGCAGTCCATCACCAAACCCATGTTAGTTGGGAAAGTATTCAAGTAAAACTAATCTTACATGGGAAACTAAGCCTGTCTCACTAATACCACAAGAACAATTATCTATTCTACTGTGCTAAATCAAACTAAGATTCTATCACCAAGACCTAAAAAAAACACCATTTCTCCTGTGTTAATTTAAGATAAATTATTTATCTATCCAACTATTACAGAAGACAGTAGTGTCTTAAGTGCAACTCCTTCCCGGTTGGTTTAGGAGGCAAAATGCAAGTGCAACAAGTAAGGTGTTTAACCTAGTGAAAATTGTGTGAATTACTCTCATTAAGGACCAATATACGATGGAACAACTTGTTTGCATGCACGAGAGGTCCATAAAACCTTTCCAcaaaaggaaaagggaaaaagcCAAATGTACCATCTAGCATCAGAAGAATCCACTTCCGGTTCTTGCTTCACCACAAAAATGAATGGTTCATTATCACACTCCAATTCTTCATCTCAAAGGCAACACCAACAATTAAACCCTCACACTACCATCTTCTACATGATTTGACATAAACAAGAGTAAGTCACcataggaaaagaaaaaaggttTTTCCCAGATAAATGTAAACACTAAAAAGTATAGATCGCAAGCTCCCAAATCCGACGTCGCTTGTCCCACGACACTTGCTTTTCATCGCCATCCTTGGTTGTTTCCAATCGTCCGTGAAACACTCTTATTCAATTAAATCCACAGAATCCAAGATTAGATTACCAGACCGCAATATTCGATTTTGAAGCAAAGTTCATCAAATTACTTACTCTCTTTCCTTACGCACGGTTGCCTCCAAGACGACGTATATTCCCAACAAAGAACCGAAAGAAAGGAGGAAACCTATTCGACACAGAGCTCAACGCGGTACCTATTCGAGAAGAAATCGAATCAGCTCGGCCGTTCGACGGAATAAAacagccaccgccaccgccgccgccgacggAACTGGTGACAGAAGTGTTCTCCGTCGACGCTCGTCCACAATTCTTGAGGCGAGAGGGGGAGAGATATGGAGAGAAAGAAAGGGGTATTGGGGGAGACGAGAGGCGAGGAGGCGGCGGCTTCGATTCGCTTCTTTCCTGACCACCCAACGAGTTCCTTCGTGGCAAGCGACCAAAATTTCTAATCCCACCCAACCCCGCTACGTATCGGATGTAGCGGAACATTATTTCTGTGTCGGAAAACCAAATAACGGAACGAGTCGGCGCGACGAGCCGGTCCGGTTCCGTTTCCTGGTTCTTATTGAACCGACCCGATTCGAAATGAAGCACGCGCCATTAAGCATGACAGCCAACCCCGGTTTTCCGAGCCGATTCGATCGGTTCAAGTCAGGTTATTTAGACGAGTTAAAACACTCGTTATCCGTAATAATCTCAAACCTTGCATCGATTAGGTTTCTCTTTACTCTTCATTTTTTTATTAAGATAATATTTTCTTGGAGAACTCTGACTTATATTTGATTaagataatataaattaaatttgtgaACTTATATGATTATTTAGGATCAGAACTGTAATAAGTCGTTCAAGTAATGTGGATTGGAATGCATCGATTATGATCGATGTGGAACTCGTGCCACCACAACTGATGCGGGACATCTATCAGCTCTAAAGAGTCATAAACTAAAGAGTCTCTCCTTCGGATGCTATCGAATTAATTATATCTCGGGGTCCGTCGATGGGCAGTGGGTTCCACAATGGGCTCCACGCTGTTGTCCAATCACAAATCATGTCATTTTGGAGTTGTGGAGGGCATATATGATAGTATACGCCGCCTCGCAAGAAGACCGCAAACCCAAAGAGTGCGccgaggaggagcagcagcagcagcagatccgCAGAGATAGCACACGCGATGAGGAGCTCCGCGGCGTTATTCAATCCGTCACCGCCGCTCCTCCTCCTTTTGCCTCTTGTTCTTTTCTCGCATCTGCTTCCTCGTGCCTTCGCCGCTGACCTAGGGTGCCCTTCTCAGAAGATTTCCTTTGCTTAAGCCAAGCCTTATTGCAGATTTCCTTCTTTTAACTTTACCATCTTTCAATTTGCAGATCTGGCGATGGGTACACGATCGCCGGTCGTGTGAAATTAGATGGTGAATCACTTTCCTTTCGTtcgtttttatatattttatgctgcttgtttagatctttcgagtATCTGTATGCATTATTGGTGGTAATGATGGTGGAGATGGACTGGAAATAATATTTAAAACCAGAATTCGATGTTGACAACATCTCACTGTGATGTtctgag
The window above is part of the Musa acuminata AAA Group cultivar baxijiao chromosome BXJ1-1, Cavendish_Baxijiao_AAA, whole genome shotgun sequence genome. Proteins encoded here:
- the LOC135673518 gene encoding flowering time control protein FCA-like isoform X3, with product MDRHRSDRFDDRSGDRFGDGGGRRMPSRWSSDSPTERHPRYPRGGAGGGGDGGRYHPYRGSQDLPAPPGGGFRGGDPGGFSPPVSVGGPRRGFSGRTGSPDRTGGNKFAKLFIGAVPRTATEEDIRPLFEVHGDVIEVAFIKDRKTGEQQGCCFVKYATSDEADRAIRALHNQYTLPGGSGPIQVRYADGDRNHHGAAEDKLFVASLNKLANAKEIEEIFSPYGRVEDVYLMRDSSGQSRGCGFVKFSTREMASAALNALNGIYVMSGCDQPLVVRFADPKRPRPGDQRSGPAFGGPGFSPRSEAALVIRPTANLDEPRNGRKSSDAWHPMNPESFGSSSHSNGTTSTLPVPPSSQQGFNPSMASLPSFVGQQVSQLEKPLMPPQNFPPHLKLNTQQPPVSHPHALNLQSPLQHFGQLQLPQSGGQNIPSQQLPGLGGQASLQPLAQQSASSMALQAPLSLQQQAMPAANLPQFATSNVTQQLLQQPIQQFPAQLPQMLLQQQAQALQSSFQSSQQAILQLQQQLQQMQQQQHVSESTKLQSAWTGPQSSSIPPTTSSSTPASVVPSTTATLPNSVNTSPAVPMTCNWTEHTSPDGFKYYYNSATQESKWEKPEEFTLFEQQQQHQKLLLLQQQQQKLSFQQLPSPSDTQSHTQIQPTQQVLSTQQMQPQLMRQQSQMQPLQPLQLDLSYAQLKAAGSVIDPAKVQQGISAAQEWALKNKPAGS